In one window of Gudongella oleilytica DNA:
- a CDS encoding DnaJ domain-containing protein, with product MEYKDYYNILGVEKTATQDEIKKTYRKLAKKYHPDLNPGDNKAQEKFKEINEAYEVLSDDTKRKQYDRLGQYGFSNGQNFDPSQYGFDFGQGGRTYTYSSGDAGGFSDFFNMFFGGAGGGRGGFDIGDLFGGGRAGGRRTREPQRQSYESELQISILEGYTGGEREVTLNIGGTHKNIRVKVPKGITPGKKIKVKGDKWGLDGDILFKVSFREEANTKLEGLDITKRVQVLPWEAALGTKVVVQTLSGKIKLDIPKNTHAGKRMRLPGKGYIDMQGNAGDLYVEIEIINPPQLDEEALKLYEKLAERVKYNPRNE from the coding sequence ATGGAATATAAGGATTATTATAATATACTGGGTGTTGAAAAGACAGCAACACAGGATGAGATCAAGAAAACCTACAGAAAGCTGGCCAAAAAATATCACCCGGACCTGAATCCGGGAGACAATAAGGCTCAGGAGAAGTTCAAGGAAATAAACGAGGCTTACGAGGTACTCAGCGATGATACAAAGAGAAAGCAATATGACCGGCTTGGTCAGTATGGCTTCTCCAACGGTCAAAACTTCGATCCAAGCCAATACGGCTTCGACTTCGGCCAGGGAGGAAGGACCTACACCTACTCCTCAGGTGATGCAGGCGGCTTCAGCGACTTCTTCAACATGTTCTTCGGTGGAGCGGGGGGAGGCAGAGGCGGCTTCGACATAGGCGATCTTTTCGGCGGCGGCAGAGCCGGAGGAAGAAGGACCAGAGAGCCCCAAAGGCAGAGCTACGAGTCTGAGCTTCAGATATCTATTCTGGAGGGCTATACAGGAGGAGAAAGGGAGGTAACCCTTAATATTGGGGGTACCCACAAGAATATCAGGGTAAAGGTACCAAAGGGCATTACCCCTGGCAAAAAGATCAAGGTCAAGGGAGATAAATGGGGTCTGGATGGGGACATCCTGTTTAAGGTCAGCTTCAGAGAGGAAGCTAATACGAAGCTTGAAGGGCTGGACATAACAAAGAGAGTGCAGGTGCTTCCCTGGGAGGCAGCTCTTGGAACTAAGGTAGTTGTTCAGACCTTATCCGGAAAAATCAAGCTTGACATCCCAAAAAACACTCATGCCGGCAAGAGGATGAGGCTGCCAGGTAAGGGATATATCGACATGCAGGGGAATGCAGGAGATCTTTATGTTGAAATAGAAATAATAAACCCTCCTCAGCTTGACGAGGAGGCCTTGAAGCTTTACGAAAAGCTGGCTGAGAGGGTCAAATACAATCCAAGAAATGAATAG
- a CDS encoding FeoC-like transcriptional regulator, whose translation MLKEVLREIKEVKVYSKPLIAHNLKISEEVLDDMLRQLIRMGYLSEDLGSPTCESECAGCHVSSCSITPIKMLSVTKKGEKLLSQ comes from the coding sequence ATGCTTAAGGAAGTACTAAGGGAAATCAAGGAGGTCAAGGTTTACTCCAAGCCTCTTATTGCACATAATCTAAAAATATCTGAGGAAGTCCTTGACGATATGTTAAGGCAGCTTATAAGGATGGGTTATCTTTCGGAGGATCTGGGCTCCCCGACCTGTGAAAGCGAGTGTGCCGGTTGTCATGTCTCAAGCTGCAGCATAACTCCAATAAAAATGTTATCTGTGACGAAAAAAGGAGAGAAGCTTTTAAGTCAGTGA
- a CDS encoding heavy-metal-associated domain-containing protein, with amino-acid sequence MEKILKVEGMSCNHCVMAVKRALTGLDGVGTVEVDLESGKVTVVGEALADEALREAIDDAGYEVVSIE; translated from the coding sequence ATGGAAAAGATTTTAAAAGTAGAAGGCATGAGCTGCAATCACTGCGTTATGGCGGTAAAGAGAGCTCTTACGGGATTGGATGGAGTTGGGACGGTTGAGGTTGACCTTGAAAGCGGCAAGGTGACAGTTGTAGGAGAGGCTTTGGCAGACGAAGCCTTAAGGGAAGCTATTGACGATGCAGGCTACGAAGTAGTATCCATTGAATAG
- a CDS encoding heavy metal translocating P-type ATPase has translation MSTEKLTVDVVGMTCAACSARIEKSLNKLEGVTSANVNLLANKATVEFDSAATNKDMIVKTIEKTGYEVPLARETLLVEGMTCAACSARVEKMLGKVEGVVKVNVNLSTNKAIVDFPSGVVETSALIAAVEKAGYKAQVQRESDVDKEKQMREKEIKSLKTSFIISLILTAPLVAAMFFHMAGQTNILTNGYFQWALATPVQFIIGYRFYRGAYHSVRGGGANMDVLIALGTSAAYFYSIYNLFNMVHEYYFEASAVIITLIVLGKLFEAIAKGKTSEAIKKLMGLQPKTARVIRNDTEMDIDIDDLLVGDIIVVRPGEKVPVDGIIVEGSSALDESMITGESIPVDKKEGDQVIGATINKFGAFKFKATKIGKDTVLSQIIRLVEDAQGSKAPVQKLADKISGIFVPTVLVIALVTFLIFYFLGDFNTGLINAVAILVIACPCALGLATPTAIMVGTGKGAENGILIKSGEHLEMAHKMDAIIFDKTGTITKGEPEVTDVEAVNGFDENELLRIAGSVEKTSEHPLGQAIVGYAESQLVMLKDAESFAAVPGKGLKAKFEGRDVLIGNRKLMNEGSIDLTRMEDEISSLEEQGKTAMIVSVDGKLAGIIAVADQIKNTSLTAIKELQDMGLQVYMITGDNERTAKAIASQVGIGNVVADVLPEHKASKVEELKGQGKHVGMVGDGINDAPALAAADVGFAIGTGTDVAMEAADITLMRGDLSGVVTAIRLSHRTMKTIKQNLFWAFFYNSVGIPFAALGFLNPMIAGAAMAFSSVSVVTNSLRLRNFK, from the coding sequence ATGAGTACTGAAAAGCTTACGGTCGATGTTGTTGGAATGACCTGTGCAGCTTGCTCAGCAAGGATCGAGAAATCATTGAATAAGCTTGAGGGCGTGACCTCGGCAAACGTCAACCTCCTTGCAAACAAGGCCACAGTTGAATTCGACTCTGCAGCGACCAATAAGGATATGATCGTAAAAACCATAGAGAAGACTGGTTACGAGGTCCCCCTTGCAAGGGAGACTCTATTGGTGGAGGGAATGACCTGCGCGGCATGTTCCGCAAGAGTGGAGAAAATGTTAGGCAAGGTTGAGGGAGTCGTGAAAGTTAACGTCAACCTCTCAACAAATAAAGCTATTGTAGATTTTCCATCAGGAGTGGTTGAAACTTCTGCCCTTATAGCTGCTGTAGAGAAAGCTGGTTATAAGGCTCAGGTACAGAGGGAATCTGATGTTGACAAGGAAAAGCAAATGAGGGAAAAGGAGATAAAATCCCTTAAAACATCGTTCATCATATCTCTGATCCTTACTGCTCCACTTGTCGCAGCAATGTTTTTCCATATGGCAGGTCAAACTAATATACTGACGAATGGCTACTTCCAGTGGGCACTTGCAACACCGGTCCAATTTATAATCGGCTATAGGTTCTACAGGGGAGCTTATCACTCCGTCAGGGGCGGAGGAGCTAACATGGACGTGCTGATTGCCCTTGGAACCTCAGCTGCATATTTTTACAGCATCTACAATTTATTCAACATGGTCCATGAGTATTATTTTGAGGCATCAGCTGTAATAATCACCTTGATCGTACTGGGCAAGCTATTTGAGGCAATTGCGAAGGGGAAGACCTCTGAGGCAATCAAGAAGCTTATGGGGCTTCAGCCCAAGACGGCAAGGGTAATAAGAAACGATACCGAGATGGATATAGATATCGATGACCTCCTTGTCGGGGACATTATAGTTGTAAGACCTGGTGAGAAGGTTCCGGTCGACGGGATAATCGTCGAAGGTTCATCGGCTCTTGACGAGTCCATGATAACCGGTGAGAGCATACCTGTGGATAAGAAGGAAGGCGACCAGGTAATAGGGGCGACAATAAATAAATTTGGAGCATTCAAGTTTAAGGCGACAAAGATCGGAAAGGATACAGTGTTGTCTCAGATAATTAGGCTGGTAGAGGATGCTCAGGGCTCCAAGGCTCCAGTACAAAAGCTTGCGGATAAGATCTCAGGAATATTTGTTCCTACAGTGCTCGTTATTGCTTTGGTAACCTTCCTGATTTTCTACTTCTTAGGGGATTTCAACACAGGGCTTATCAACGCGGTTGCTATACTCGTAATAGCATGCCCCTGTGCTCTCGGACTTGCTACGCCAACTGCAATTATGGTTGGAACTGGAAAAGGCGCAGAGAACGGTATTTTAATCAAATCAGGGGAGCATCTGGAAATGGCCCATAAAATGGATGCCATAATATTCGACAAGACAGGTACCATAACGAAAGGTGAGCCAGAGGTAACCGACGTTGAAGCCGTGAACGGCTTTGACGAAAATGAGCTTTTAAGGATCGCAGGATCTGTTGAAAAAACCTCTGAACATCCCTTGGGTCAAGCCATCGTAGGCTATGCGGAATCTCAGCTTGTTATGCTCAAGGATGCAGAAAGCTTTGCAGCAGTCCCAGGCAAGGGATTGAAGGCAAAATTCGAAGGCCGGGACGTCCTTATAGGGAACAGAAAGCTGATGAACGAAGGGAGTATTGACCTTACACGAATGGAGGATGAAATATCATCCCTGGAGGAGCAGGGCAAGACCGCGATGATTGTATCAGTGGATGGCAAGCTGGCTGGGATCATAGCTGTTGCGGATCAAATAAAGAATACCTCACTGACTGCTATCAAGGAGCTTCAGGATATGGGTCTGCAGGTATATATGATAACAGGTGACAATGAGAGGACAGCAAAGGCTATAGCATCTCAGGTGGGAATCGGCAACGTGGTTGCAGATGTACTTCCCGAACACAAGGCGTCGAAGGTTGAGGAGCTTAAGGGTCAAGGCAAACATGTGGGAATGGTTGGTGACGGCATAAACGATGCTCCTGCACTTGCTGCAGCTGATGTGGGCTTTGCAATAGGCACCGGAACGGATGTGGCAATGGAGGCAGCTGATATTACACTTATGAGGGGAGATCTTTCAGGAGTAGTGACTGCTATAAGATTAAGTCACAGAACTATGAAGACCATCAAGCAGAATCTTTTCTGGGCATTTTTCTACAATTCGGTAGGGATCCCATTTGCTGCACTTGGATTCCTGAATCCAATGATCGCAGGGGCTGCGATGGCATTCAGCTCGGTCTCCGTCGTAACGAATTCGCTTAGACTGAGAAATTTCAAATAA
- a CDS encoding metal-sensing transcriptional repressor, with amino-acid sequence MNQGKAAALSKMKTARGQLDGIIKMIEEDRYCVDISTQILSVIGLLKKSNIDVLNGHIRTCVSDAILEGGEQGDEKIEEIINIIDKYIK; translated from the coding sequence TTGAACCAGGGGAAAGCGGCAGCGCTCAGCAAAATGAAGACCGCACGAGGCCAGCTTGACGGGATTATAAAGATGATCGAGGAAGACAGGTACTGTGTGGACATATCCACCCAGATACTATCTGTAATAGGCCTTTTGAAGAAATCAAACATTGATGTGCTTAATGGCCACATCAGGACCTGTGTCTCGGATGCGATCCTTGAAGGCGGAGAGCAGGGCGATGAGAAAATAGAAGAGATAATCAATATAATCGACAAGTATATAAAGTAA
- the feoB gene encoding ferrous iron transport protein B, with the protein MYTIALVGNPNSGKTTLFNALTGSNQHVGNWPGVTVEKKVGSLKHKGAIYNVVDLPGTYSLGAYSDDELVARDFVVKGQPDVVINVVDATNIDRNLYLTTQLLEMGANVVIALNMMDEASMKQIDISIENLSRSLGVPVVPTVAARKKGINQLLDEVVNAISAGRKPSDIVYGEELDEKIMKLTEIINVREYQYPSRWIALKALEGDPEIKRLIADNKKAQEFISSISGEGTDLELDIIDSRYNYINKIVRASVKRPENEIVTTTDKIDKVLTSRLFGLPIFGLIMYIVFQLTFVIGSDFLGGYVESFVGMAGKGLSSLLISMNSPEWLVSFVIEGFIGGVGSVLVFVPLIMVLYFFLAILEDTGYMARAAYIMDSIMRAVGLHGKTFISMIIGFGCNVPGIMSTRTLENKRDRMIAILINPFMSCGARLPIYLVFIAAFFPNNGGLVLFIIYALGIAVALLMGKIFSKTLFKGESSHFIMELPPYRLPQASSVLRDMWEKVWDFIKRAGTVIFAVVSFLWILSVLPVGVEPYSQESILGRIGQFIAPLFVPAGFGNWQASVSLFAGIAAKEAVVAILGMVYAGVSEGTELITAIQSAFTPLSAVSFLVMTLLYTPCAAVIATVKKETNSWKWAAFMAVYPFILGWVFSVVVYQVGSILGY; encoded by the coding sequence ATGTACACAATTGCTTTGGTGGGTAATCCCAACAGCGGGAAAACCACCTTGTTCAATGCTCTGACTGGCTCGAACCAGCATGTTGGAAACTGGCCAGGTGTGACAGTGGAGAAAAAAGTAGGCTCCCTAAAGCATAAGGGAGCTATTTATAATGTTGTGGACCTTCCCGGCACTTACAGCCTTGGAGCCTATTCGGACGATGAGCTGGTTGCCCGGGATTTTGTCGTAAAGGGACAGCCGGATGTAGTAATAAATGTAGTGGATGCTACAAATATAGACAGAAATCTATACCTCACCACTCAGCTTCTAGAGATGGGTGCAAATGTAGTCATTGCCCTGAATATGATGGACGAAGCCAGCATGAAGCAAATAGATATTTCGATCGAGAACCTTTCGAGATCCCTTGGAGTACCTGTCGTTCCAACAGTCGCCGCCAGGAAGAAGGGCATAAACCAGCTTCTTGATGAGGTAGTCAATGCTATTAGCGCAGGTCGCAAGCCAAGCGATATCGTCTACGGCGAGGAGCTTGATGAAAAAATCATGAAGCTAACTGAAATAATTAATGTCAGGGAATACCAGTATCCCTCAAGGTGGATCGCCTTAAAGGCTCTCGAAGGGGATCCTGAGATAAAAAGGCTTATCGCAGATAATAAAAAAGCTCAGGAATTTATATCAAGCATATCAGGCGAGGGCACTGATCTTGAGCTGGATATCATCGACAGCAGATACAACTACATAAACAAAATCGTAAGAGCAAGCGTTAAACGACCGGAAAATGAGATCGTTACAACAACAGATAAGATTGATAAGGTGCTTACAAGCAGGCTGTTTGGCCTTCCAATATTCGGGCTGATCATGTACATTGTATTCCAGCTGACCTTTGTTATCGGATCAGACTTTTTAGGAGGATATGTCGAGTCCTTTGTAGGTATGGCAGGCAAAGGCCTCAGCTCATTGTTGATTTCGATGAACTCACCTGAATGGCTTGTATCTTTCGTAATTGAGGGCTTCATAGGAGGTGTCGGTTCAGTGCTGGTGTTTGTACCTCTTATAATGGTGCTTTATTTCTTTCTGGCAATTCTCGAGGATACAGGCTATATGGCAAGAGCAGCCTATATAATGGACAGTATTATGAGAGCGGTGGGGCTCCACGGAAAGACCTTTATTTCCATGATAATCGGCTTCGGCTGTAATGTGCCAGGAATCATGTCAACAAGAACCCTTGAAAACAAACGTGACAGGATGATCGCAATACTAATAAACCCCTTTATGTCGTGCGGGGCAAGACTGCCAATATATCTAGTGTTTATAGCAGCTTTCTTCCCAAATAATGGAGGCCTGGTGCTTTTCATAATTTATGCATTGGGGATCGCTGTCGCCTTGTTGATGGGCAAAATCTTCAGCAAGACATTATTCAAGGGAGAATCCTCACACTTTATCATGGAGCTTCCTCCCTATCGTCTTCCGCAGGCATCCAGTGTTCTAAGAGATATGTGGGAGAAGGTATGGGACTTTATAAAGAGAGCTGGAACAGTTATTTTTGCAGTAGTCTCATTCTTGTGGATCCTTTCAGTGCTGCCGGTTGGCGTCGAACCCTACTCACAGGAAAGTATACTCGGCAGAATAGGTCAATTCATTGCACCGCTGTTTGTACCGGCAGGCTTCGGCAACTGGCAGGCATCAGTCAGTCTTTTTGCTGGAATAGCTGCCAAAGAGGCAGTAGTAGCAATACTTGGAATGGTCTATGCAGGAGTCAGCGAGGGAACAGAGCTTATAACAGCTATCCAGTCAGCATTTACTCCACTTTCAGCTGTATCCTTCCTCGTTATGACATTGCTTTACACACCATGCGCTGCTGTGATCGCAACTGTGAAGAAGGAGACCAATTCCTGGAAATGGGCGGCTTTTATGGCTGTTTACCCATTTATCCTGGGATGGGTGTTTAGTGTTGTAGTATACCAGGTGGGCAGTATACTGGGCTATTAA
- a CDS encoding FeoA family protein translates to MVLSSLKANHKCRVRNIAGGGYARRRLYELGFITGAEVKVIKNDFGPVIVSLSGNKLAIGRGLAQHIIVDSE, encoded by the coding sequence ATGGTACTTTCAAGTCTCAAGGCCAACCATAAATGCAGAGTTAGAAATATCGCAGGCGGTGGTTATGCACGCAGAAGATTATATGAGCTGGGCTTTATCACAGGTGCTGAGGTCAAGGTCATCAAGAACGACTTTGGTCCTGTTATTGTGTCTCTTTCCGGGAATAAGCTTGCCATAGGAAGAGGTCTTGCTCAGCATATTATTGTGGATTCTGAATAA
- a CDS encoding V-type ATP synthase subunit B, giving the protein MKREYLKLDRVQGALIELSKIHRVGYGEIVEIEDQLGDRKVGRVIKIDGDKVVVQVFGATMGMSIENSKVSFKGKPFEIPLSRKILGRTFNGIGRPIDGGGDIYSDKTYNVNGRPINPVSREYPRNYIQTGISSIDGLTTLIRGQKLPIFSGAGLPHNELAAQIVRQAKIQSKDGDNNFSIIFAAIGVKHDEAFFFEEAFKKAGVQEKVVMYINYADDPIMERIIAPRCALTAAEYLAYEENQHVLVIMTDITSYGEALREVSSLREEVPSRRGYPGYLYSDLAALYERAGMIHEVEGSVTLIPILTMPNDDITHPIPDLTGYITEGQVVLARELYQKGVYPPINVLPSLSRLMKDGIGEGFTREDHPEVSNQLFSAYSKVQEVRALAQIVGEEDLSDKDKKYMRFGDAFEKRFVTQSFNENRDMNDTLDLGWDLLKLLPREELDRLKPEMIEKYMK; this is encoded by the coding sequence ATGAAGAGAGAATATTTAAAACTAGATAGAGTACAGGGAGCTCTTATTGAGCTTTCAAAGATACACAGAGTCGGATATGGAGAAATAGTTGAGATAGAAGACCAGCTGGGGGATAGAAAGGTTGGTCGTGTTATCAAGATCGATGGGGATAAGGTAGTAGTCCAGGTTTTTGGAGCTACCATGGGAATGTCCATTGAAAACTCAAAGGTGAGCTTTAAAGGCAAGCCCTTTGAGATACCTCTTTCCAGGAAGATCCTTGGAAGGACCTTCAACGGCATAGGAAGACCTATCGATGGAGGAGGAGATATCTACTCCGATAAGACCTACAACGTAAACGGAAGGCCAATAAACCCGGTTTCGAGGGAGTACCCCAGAAACTATATCCAAACAGGAATATCATCAATAGATGGGCTGACTACACTTATCAGAGGGCAAAAGCTTCCAATATTCTCAGGTGCAGGACTTCCGCACAACGAGCTTGCTGCTCAGATAGTAAGACAAGCAAAGATCCAGTCCAAAGATGGGGATAATAATTTCTCCATCATATTTGCTGCTATCGGAGTTAAGCACGACGAGGCATTCTTCTTTGAGGAAGCTTTTAAAAAGGCTGGGGTCCAGGAGAAGGTAGTTATGTATATAAACTATGCAGACGATCCGATCATGGAGAGGATAATCGCTCCAAGATGCGCCCTGACTGCAGCTGAATACCTTGCTTATGAGGAAAATCAGCACGTTCTTGTAATTATGACAGACATCACAAGCTATGGGGAGGCACTTCGCGAGGTTTCATCTCTTCGAGAGGAGGTTCCCAGTAGAAGGGGTTATCCGGGATATCTGTATTCAGACCTGGCTGCCCTCTATGAAAGAGCTGGTATGATCCACGAGGTTGAGGGATCGGTAACTCTTATTCCAATACTTACGATGCCAAATGACGATATAACACACCCGATCCCTGACCTTACAGGCTATATCACCGAGGGACAGGTTGTACTTGCAAGAGAGCTTTACCAAAAGGGAGTCTACCCTCCAATAAACGTGCTGCCGTCACTATCCCGTCTTATGAAGGACGGTATTGGAGAGGGCTTTACAAGGGAGGACCATCCTGAGGTATCGAACCAGCTGTTCTCAGCCTATTCCAAGGTTCAGGAGGTAAGAGCACTGGCTCAGATAGTCGGTGAGGAGGATCTCTCTGACAAGGATAAGAAGTATATGAGGTTTGGAGATGCTTTTGAGAAGAGATTCGTTACCCAAAGCTTCAATGAGAACAGAGATATGAACGATACGCTGGATTTGGGCTGGGATCTTCTAAAGCTTCTGCCAAGAGAAGAGTTAGACCGCCTGAAGCCTGAAATGATCGAAAAGTATATGAAATAG
- a CDS encoding nicotinate phosphoribosyltransferase, whose amino-acid sequence MNKLDWADKRNLTMLADFYEFTMANGYLENDMEEKIGYFDMFFRSIPDDGGFAIMAGVEQLIEYLKNLKFDKDDLEYFKSRGIFGEKFINYLRDFTFSCDVWAIPEGTPIFPKEPIVIVRGPIVQAQLVETMILLTINHQSLIATKANRIVRAAAGRAVIEFGSRRAQGYEGAILGARAAYIGGCIGTANTIVDRDYDIPAMGTMAHSWVQMFSTELEAFRAYARIYPDSCTLLVDTYNTLGKGIPNAIKVFDEEVVPRGFRPKAIRIDSGDIAYLSKKARKMLDDAGYQDVKIMASSSLDEFVIKDLITQGAQVDSFGVGERLITAKSEPIFGGVYKLVAVEDNGVVTPKIKISNNVEKITTPGFKQVYRLYRNSDKKAIADVITLHDEKIDESGPYEIFHPLFTWKRTTLTDFYAKPLLVQLFKDGQCVYESPHVTKIRDICKAEIDTLWDEVKRFERPHEYFVDLSQDLWDIKDTLLKEHK is encoded by the coding sequence ATGAACAAATTAGATTGGGCGGATAAACGGAATTTGACTATGCTGGCCGACTTCTACGAATTTACCATGGCCAATGGTTATTTGGAAAACGATATGGAGGAAAAAATAGGCTACTTCGACATGTTCTTCAGGTCCATCCCTGACGACGGTGGTTTCGCCATTATGGCTGGAGTTGAGCAGCTTATCGAATACCTCAAGAATCTGAAGTTTGATAAAGATGATCTGGAATATTTCAAAAGCAGAGGTATATTTGGAGAAAAGTTTATAAACTATCTGAGAGACTTTACTTTTTCCTGTGACGTGTGGGCAATACCTGAGGGAACTCCTATATTTCCAAAGGAGCCGATAGTAATAGTGAGAGGTCCCATTGTCCAGGCTCAGTTAGTCGAGACCATGATACTACTTACTATCAACCATCAATCCCTAATAGCCACAAAGGCAAACAGGATCGTTAGAGCAGCAGCCGGAAGAGCAGTAATCGAGTTCGGTTCCAGAAGAGCTCAGGGCTATGAGGGAGCGATCCTGGGAGCCAGAGCAGCCTATATAGGAGGCTGTATCGGAACAGCAAACACAATCGTAGACCGCGACTACGATATCCCTGCCATGGGCACAATGGCGCACAGCTGGGTACAGATGTTCTCCACTGAGCTGGAGGCCTTCAGAGCTTATGCAAGGATCTATCCTGACAGCTGTACCCTATTGGTAGATACCTACAACACGCTTGGCAAGGGCATCCCAAATGCCATCAAGGTGTTTGATGAAGAGGTTGTTCCCAGAGGCTTCAGACCCAAGGCAATAAGGATAGACAGCGGAGATATTGCATATCTTTCGAAAAAAGCAAGAAAGATGCTTGATGATGCAGGATATCAGGATGTAAAGATAATGGCATCCAGCAGTCTGGATGAATTCGTCATAAAGGACCTTATTACCCAGGGTGCTCAGGTAGACAGCTTTGGAGTTGGAGAAAGACTTATAACTGCAAAGTCAGAGCCGATATTCGGTGGGGTCTACAAGCTGGTAGCAGTAGAGGACAACGGTGTGGTAACTCCAAAGATCAAGATCAGCAATAATGTTGAGAAGATAACTACTCCAGGCTTTAAGCAGGTATACAGGCTCTATAGAAATTCAGATAAGAAGGCGATAGCAGATGTTATCACCCTTCATGATGAGAAAATTGACGAATCAGGCCCATATGAGATCTTCCACCCATTGTTCACATGGAAAAGAACGACCTTGACGGACTTCTATGCCAAGCCACTTCTCGTTCAGCTGTTTAAGGACGGTCAATGTGTATATGAGAGTCCTCATGTAACTAAGATCAGGGATATTTGCAAGGCAGAAATAGATACTCTCTGGGATGAGGTCAAGCGTTTCGAAAGGCCGCATGAGTATTTCGTAGACCTTTCACAGGATCTTTGGGATATAAAGGATACACTATTAAAGGAGCATAAATAA
- a CDS encoding V-type ATP synthase subunit D, which yields MAVYKITPTKANLIKSKNSLKFAKKGFELLDKKRTVLIREMMSLIDSASSLQERIEKTFSEAYDALKLANITMGSESVEEIAQSIEKESDFQILFKSVMGVEVPMIKREEKPFTTEYGFFRTNSAFDKAVLSFIQVRGLIYELAEVENSVYKLAMEIKKTQKRANALDKIQIPRYESTIKYIDEVLQEKEREDFFRLKRVKSKTKKKK from the coding sequence ATGGCAGTTTATAAAATAACTCCAACAAAAGCCAACTTGATAAAGTCAAAGAACTCCCTTAAGTTTGCGAAGAAGGGCTTTGAGCTCCTGGATAAGAAGAGGACTGTCCTTATTAGGGAAATGATGTCTCTGATCGATTCGGCAAGCAGCCTTCAGGAGAGAATCGAAAAGACATTTTCTGAAGCTTATGATGCTCTCAAGCTTGCAAATATAACCATGGGATCAGAATCCGTTGAGGAGATAGCACAGTCCATTGAGAAGGAATCAGACTTTCAGATACTTTTCAAGTCAGTCATGGGTGTTGAGGTCCCGATGATCAAAAGGGAAGAAAAACCATTTACCACTGAGTATGGATTTTTCAGGACCAACTCAGCCTTCGACAAGGCAGTTTTAAGCTTTATACAGGTAAGAGGACTCATTTATGAGCTTGCAGAGGTCGAGAATTCTGTCTACAAACTGGCTATGGAGATAAAAAAGACTCAGAAGAGGGCCAACGCCCTGGATAAGATACAGATACCTCGTTATGAATCGACAATCAAGTATATCGACGAGGTTCTTCAGGAGAAGGAGAGAGAGGACTTTTTCCGACTCAAGAGGGTCAAGAGCAAAACAAAAAAGAAGAAATAA